In the genome of Streptomyces sp. Tu 3180, the window GCTCGGCCAGAACGGTGCCGGGAAGTCCACCCTGATCAAGGTGCTGGCCGGCGCCCACCAGCCCGACACGGGCACCATCCGCTGGCGCGGGGAGGCCGTCACGCTCCGCTCGCCGATCGCCGCCATGCGCCTGGGCATCGCCACCATCTACCAGGAACTCGACCTGGTGGAGCACCTGTCGGTCGCCGAGAACGTCCACCTCGGCCACGAACCCACGGCCGCCGGCTTCGTCGTACGGGGGAAGGCCGCCCGTACCGCGACCGCGGAGCTGCTCGAGCGGCTCGGGCACCCGGAGATCGACCCGGCCCGCCTGGTCGGGGAGCTGTCGGCGGCGCAGCAGCAGATCGTGTCGATGGCGCGGGCGCTGTCCCACGACGTACGGCTCATCGTGATGGACGAGCCGTCCGCCGCCCTCGACCCGGACGAGGTCGACAACCTCTTCCGCATCGTCGCCGACCTCACCGCCGACGGAGTGGCCGTCGTCTACATCTCGCACCGGCTGGAGGAGATCCGGCGCATCGGCGACCGGGTGACGGTGCTGAAGGACGGCCGGGCCGTGGCCGGCGGGCTGCCCGCGAAGTCGACGCCCACCCGCGAGGTCGTCGCGCTGATGACGGGACGCAACGTGGAGTACGTCTTCCCGGAGCGGCCCGCCTCCGCGCCCGGGGCCGAACCGGTGCTCACCGTCGAAGGGCTGTCCCGGCACGGCGAGTTCGCCCCCCTCGACCTCCAGGTGCGCCCCGGCGAGATCGTCGGGCTCGCGGGGCTCGTCGGCTCCGGACGCTCCGAGATCCTGGAGACGGTCTACGGCGCCCGCAGGCCCGACACCGGTCGCGTCCTCGTCGACGGGCGGCCCCTCAAGCCGGGCAGCGTGCGGGCGGCCGTCAGCGCCGGGATCGGCCTCGCCCCCGAGGAGCGCAAGGCGCAGGCGCTGCTGATGCTGGAGTCCGTCACCCGCAACGTGTCGGTCTCCTCCCTGTCCCGCTTCTCGCGGGGCGGCTGGATCGACCGCGGTGCCGAACTGGGGGCGGCGCGCGCGGCGACCCGCGAACTGTCCCTGCGGCCCGACAACCCGGACGTGCCCGTGCGCACGCTGTCCGGCGGCAACCAGCAGAAGGCCGTGCTCGCGCGCTGGCTGCTGCGCGGCTGCCGGGTCCTGCTCCTCGACGAACCCACGCGCGGCGTCGACGTGGGCGCCCGCGCCGAACTGTACGCGGTCGTCCGCCGGCTGGCGGACGAAGGCCTCGCCGTGCTGCTGGTCTCCAGCGAGGTGCCCGAGGTGCTCGGCCTCGCCGACCGCGTCCTGGTGCTGCGCGAGGGCCGGGTCGTCCACACGGCGCCCGCCCGCGAACTCGACGAACACCGTGTACTCGACCTGGTCATGGAAGGAAGCCCGGCGTCATGACGCAGCCCGTCTCCCCGCCGCGGGACAGCACCCCCAAGGTGCCGTCGGCCGGCGAAACACCCGCCTGGCGCGCCGTGCTGTTCCGCGCCGACGTCCGCACGTGGTCGCTGCTCGGCGTACTCGCCGTACTGATCCTCATCGGCGGCGTCACCAAACCGGACGAGTTCCTCGACACCCGCAACCTGCAGCTCGTCCTCACCCAGGCCTCCGTGATCGGTGTCGTCACCGTCGGCATGACGTTCGTCATCATCTCCGGCGGCATCGACCTGTCGGTCGGCGCGATCGTCGCCCTCGCCTCGGTGTGGGCGACCACGGTCGCCACCCAGGAGTACGGCTTCGGCGGCATCCTGTTCACCGCCGTCCTCGTCGGAGTGGGGTGCGGCCTGGTCAACGGGGTGCTGATCGCCTACGGCGGGATGGTGCCGTTCATCGCCACGCTCGCCATGCTCGCCTCGGCCCGGGGCCTGGCCCTGCAGATCACCGACGGGCGGACGCAGATCGTGACCGTCGACGGCGTCCTCGACCTCGGCGAACGCGACGCCTACGTGCTCGGCGTCCCGCCGCTGGTGCTGGTGTTCGCCGCGGTCACCGTCATCGGCTGGCTGGTGCTCAACCGGACCACCTTCGGCCGCCGCACCGTCGCGGTCGGCGGCAACGCGGAGGCCGCCCGGCTCGCCGGCATCGACGTCCGCCGCCAGCGGCTCTACCTCTACCTGCTGTCCGGGCTGTGCTGCGGCATCGCCGCGTTCCTGCTGATCGTGCTGTCCGGCTCCGGCCAGAACACCAACGGCAACCTCTACGAACTCGACGCCATCGCCGCCGCGATCATCGGCGGCACCCTGCTCACCGGCGGCCGGGGCACCATCGTCGGCTCCGTCCTCGGTGTCCTGGTCTTCACCACGATCACCAACATCTTCGCCCTGAACAACCTGCAGAGCGACGTCCAGCAGATCGCCAAGGGCGCGATCATCGTCGCCGCCGTGCTGGTCCAGCGCCGTACCGCGAGCACGACCTGAGGAAAGGGTTCACCGCCATGCCACAGCCCACGCCTTTCGCGAGCCGCAGAGGGCTCCTCTTCGGAGCCGCCGCCGTGTCCGCCGGTGCCTTCCTCACCGGCTGCACGAGCAACGAGTCCGACGACGAGCCGGCCGCGAACGACCAGCCCGCCGCCGACGACAAGCCGGGCAAGCCGGTCACGATCGGTTTCGCCGGGCCGCAGGCCGACCACGGCTGGCTCAACGCCATCAACCAGAACGCCAAGCAGCGCGCGGAGAAGTACTCCGACGTCACGCTGGAGATCACCGAGGGTTCCAACGACACCGCCCAGCAGATCGGCCAGATCGAGACCCTGATCAACAAGAAGGTCGACGTGCTGGTGGTGCTGCCGGCCGACGGCAAGGCGCTCACCCAGGTCGGGCTGAAGGCGATGCGCGCCGGCATCCCGGTGGTCAACCTGGACCGGATCTTCAACACCCCGCAGGCGTACCGCTGCTGGATCGGCGGCGACAACTACGGCATGGGGCTGAACGCCGGCCACTACATCGGGGAGAAGCTCAAGGACAGGCCGGACGCCCGGGTCGTGGAACTGGCCGGGCTGGACAACCTGGAGCTCACCAAGCAGCGCACCCAGGGCTTCGACGACGCGCTGAAGAACTATCCCAACATCAGGAAGGTGGCCCGTCAGGCGGCCGACTTCACGGTCGAGTCCGGTCAGGCCAAGATGGCCCAGCTGCTCCAGGCGCAGTCGAAGTTCGACGCGCTGTGGAACCACGACGACGACCAGGGCGTGGGCGCGCTGCGCGCCATCGAGCAGGCCGGGCGCGACGACTTCCTGATGGTCGGCGGCGCGGGCGCCAAGTCCGCGATGGACGCCATCAAGGCCGACAACGGCGTCCTGAAGGCGACCGTCCTGTACCCGCCGACGATGGCCGCCTCCGCGATCGACCTCGCCCGGGCGCTGGGCCAGGGCAAGGGCGTCGGCGGTCTCGCCGAGTTCGAGATCCCGGCGTCGATCACGCTGTACTCGGCCGTCGTCGACAAGGAGAACGTGGACCAGTACATGTCCACCGGCTTCAAGTGAGGAGCCCCGCCCCACGGGCCTGACCAGCCCACCGGGCGGGGCCCACCCCCCACCCGCCACGACGACGAGGAGGACATCCGTATGGCACAGCCGCAGCAGCCAGAAGGGGCAGACACGGGGAAGCCGCCGTTGCGCGTCGGCATGGTCGGCTACGCCTTCATGGGCGCCGCCCACTCCCAGGGCTGGCGCACCGCGGGCCGCGTCTTCGACCTGCCGCTGAGCCCCGAACTGGCCGTGATCTGCGGCCGGAACGCCGACGCCGTGCGCGCGGCGGCCGACCGGCACGGCTGGGCGGCCACCGAGACCGACTGGCGCGCCCTGGTCGAACGGGACGACGTCGACCTCGTCGACATCTGCACCCCCGGTGACAGCCACGCCGAGATAGCGCTGGCCGCCCTCGCCGCGGGCAAGCACGTGCTGTGCGAGAAGCCGCTGGCCAACAACGTCGCCGAGGCCGAGGCGATGGCCCGTGCCGCCGAAGAGGCACACGGGCGCGGCCGGCTGGCGATGGTCGGCTTCAACTACCGCCGGGTCCCCGCGACCGCGCTGGCCCGGCGGATGGTGGCCGAGGGCAGGATCGGCAGGCTGCGGCACGTGCGCGTGGCGTACCTGCAGGACTGGCTGGTGGACCCGGAGTTCCCGCTGACCTGGCGGCTGCGCCGCGAGCACGCCGGCTCCGGCTCGCTCGGCGACCTCGGGGCGCACATCGTCGACCTCGCGCAGTACCTGGCCGGCGAGCGGCTGGCGGGCGTCTCCGCGCTCACCGAGACCTTCGTACGGGAGCGGCCGCTGCCCACCGCGCCCAGCAGCGGCCTGGCCGCCGTCTCGGCCGCCGGCACCGGGCAGGTCACCGTGGACGACGCCGCCCTGTTCACCGGCCGCTTCGCCTCCGGCGCCCTCGCCTCCTTCGAGGCCACCCGCTACGCCACCGGACGCAAGAACGCCCTGCGCATCGAACTCAACGGCGAGCGCGGTTCGCTGGCCTTCGACCTGGAGCGGCTCAACGAGCTGTCGTACCACGACGGCACGGAGCCCGGGGCGCACGCCGGCTTCCGCCGCATCCTCGTCACCGAACCCGAGCACCCCTACCTGGACGCCTGGTGGCCGCCGGGCCACGGTCTCGGTTACGAGCACACCTTCGTGCACCAGGCCCGTGATCTGGTGCACGCGGTCGCCGAGGGGCGCACGCCCGAGCCTTCCTTCGCCGACGGGCTGCAGGTGCAGCGGGTGCTGGCCGCGGTGGAGGAGAGTGCCGGGAAGAACTCCGTCTACACGCCGATCGCCGCCTGAAGGAGGGCTGAGAACGGATGCCGCGCAACTTCACGCTGTTCACCGGTCAGTGGGCCGACCTGCCGCTGGAGGAGGTCTGCCACCTGGCCCGCGACTTCGGCTACGACGGGCTGGAACTCGCCTGCTGGGGGGACCACTTCGAGGTCGACAAGGCCCTGGCCGACCCCTCCTACCTCGCGTCCCGCCACCGGCTCCTCGACAAGTACGGCCTGAAGTGCTGGGCGGTCTCCAACCACCTGGTCGGCCAGGCCGTGTGCGACGCCATCATCGACGAGCGCCACCGGGCCATCCTGCCCGCCCGGATCTGGGGCGACGGCGAGCCCGAGGGCGTACGGCGGCGCGCCGCGGCCGAGATCGGGGACACCGCGCGTGCCGCGGCCGCCTTCGGTGTGGACACGGTCGTCGGTTTCACCGGTTCGTCGATCTGGCACCTGGTGGCGATGTTCCCGCCGGCGCCCGAGTCGATGATCGAGCGGGGTTACGAGGACTTCGCCGAGCGGTGGAACCCGATCCTGGACGTGTTCGACGCGCAGGGCGTGCGGTTCGCGCACGAGGTGCATCCCAGTGAGATCGCCTACGACTACTGGACGACCGTGCGGGCCCTGGAGGCGGTCGGCCGCCGGCCGGCCTTCGGGCTCAACTTCGATCCCTCGCACTTCGTGTGGCAGGACCTGGACCCGGTGGGGTTCCTCTACGACTTCCGGGACCGGATCTACCACGTGGACTGCAAGGAGGCCCGGCGGCGGCTGGACGGGCGCAACGGCCGTCTCGGCTCGCATCTGCCCTGGGGCGATCCGCGGCGCGGCTGGGACTTCGTCTCCGCCGGGCACGGTGACGTTCCCTGGGAGGACGTGTTCCGGATGCTGCGGTCGATCGGGTACGACGGTCCGGTCTCCGTGGAGTGGGAGGACGCCGGCATGGACCGGCTCCAGGGCGCTCCCGAGGCGCTGACCCGCCTGAAGGCCTTCGACTTCGACCCGCCCAGCGCGTCCTTCGACGCCGCGTTCAACAGCTGATCCGCGCGCCCGGCGGCGGGCCGGAACGGGGACCGGAACATCCGCCGGTCCCCGGTCCGACCTGCCCGGACGCCACTTTGTCCTGAGATGGGAAAAAGTTCGACCAGTCCTGGGTCAAGGGGTGTCCGCCTCGAGGGAACGCGGTTACCGTCCTTGAAGTGTTCAGGACACACACGTCTCCGGGGTGACGGCGCACCCCGGCGCCCGCACCGCACCTCCACGCACCCGTTCCGTACGGCCATCCCGTTCCCGGAGGGACTTCGTGCACAGAAGCAGACTCAGAAGCACCACCACCGCGAGGCGTCCCGGACTCCGCACCACCCTCGCCCTGTTCACCGGCCTGATGCTGGCCGTGGGCACCCCGGCGACCGTCGCCGGCGCCCACCCCGGCCACCCGGAACACGACGGACCGGCGGCCGCCGAGGGGCAGTTCCAGCAGGTGCCGCTCGCCAAGGGCGAACCGGAGACGGGCGAGCCGATGTCGCTCGCCGTGCTCCCGGACCGCAGCGTCCTGCACACCTCGCGCGACGGCACGCTGCGCCTCACCGACCAGGGCGGCGTCACCAAGGTCGCCGGCAAGCTCGACGTCTACAGCCATGACGAGGAGGGCCTGCAGGGCGTCGGCGTCGACCCGGACTTCGAGAACAACCGGGCGATCTACCTCTACTACGCCCCGCCGCTCGACACCCCCGCGGGCGACGCCCCGGAGACCGGCACCGCCGAGGACTTCGCGAAGTTCGACGGCGTCAACCGCCTCTCCCGCTTCGTCCTCAACCCCAACGGCACGCTGGACCTGGCCAGCGAGAAGAAGGTCCTGGACGTCGCGGCCTCCCGCGGCACCTGCTGCCACGTCGGCGGCGACATCGACTTCGACGCCGAGGGCAACCTCTACCTCTCCACCGGCGACGACACCAACCCCTTCGCCTCCGACGGCTTCACGCCGATCGACGAGCGGCCGAACCGCAACCCGGCCTTCGACGCCCGCCGCAGCTCCGGCAACACCAACGACCTGCGCGGCAAGATCCTGCGCATCAAGGTCGCCGAGGACGGCTCGTACACGATCCCGGAGGGCAACCTCTTCGCCCCGGGCACCGAGAAGACCCGCCCCGAGATCTACGCCATGGGCTTCCGCAACCCCTTCCGGATGAGCGTCGACGACAAGACCGGCGTCGTCTACGTCGGCGACTACGGCCCCGACGCCGGCGCCGCCGACCCGGACCGGGGCCCGGCGGGACAGGTCGAGTTCGCCAAGGTCACCGAGGCCGCCAACTTCGGCTGGCCGTTCTGCACCGGCGACAACGACGCCTACGTCGACTACGACTTCGCCTCCGGTGCCTCCGGCGGGAAGTTCGACTGCGACGCCCCGAAGAACACCTCGCCGCACAACACCGGCCTCGTCGACCTGCCGCCCGCCCAGCCCGCCTGGATCCCGTACGACGGCGGTTCCGTGCCCGAGTTCGGCAGCGGCTCCGAGTCCCCGATGGCCGGCCCGGTCTACCGCTACGACCCCGAGCTCGAGTCCTCGGTGAAGTTCCCCGAGGCGTACGACGGCGACTTCTTCGCGGGCGAGTTCGGCCGCCGCTGGATCAAGCGGATCGAGCAGGCCGAGGACGGCACGGTCGCGAAGATCAACGACTTCCCGTGGACCGGCACCCAGATCATGGACATGGAGTTCGGGCCCGACGGCGCGCTCTACGTCCTGGACTACGGCGTCTCCTGGTTCCAGGGCGACGA includes:
- a CDS encoding substrate-binding domain-containing protein, which gives rise to MPQPTPFASRRGLLFGAAAVSAGAFLTGCTSNESDDEPAANDQPAADDKPGKPVTIGFAGPQADHGWLNAINQNAKQRAEKYSDVTLEITEGSNDTAQQIGQIETLINKKVDVLVVLPADGKALTQVGLKAMRAGIPVVNLDRIFNTPQAYRCWIGGDNYGMGLNAGHYIGEKLKDRPDARVVELAGLDNLELTKQRTQGFDDALKNYPNIRKVARQAADFTVESGQAKMAQLLQAQSKFDALWNHDDDQGVGALRAIEQAGRDDFLMVGGAGAKSAMDAIKADNGVLKATVLYPPTMAASAIDLARALGQGKGVGGLAEFEIPASITLYSAVVDKENVDQYMSTGFK
- a CDS encoding sugar phosphate isomerase/epimerase family protein, which translates into the protein MPRNFTLFTGQWADLPLEEVCHLARDFGYDGLELACWGDHFEVDKALADPSYLASRHRLLDKYGLKCWAVSNHLVGQAVCDAIIDERHRAILPARIWGDGEPEGVRRRAAAEIGDTARAAAAFGVDTVVGFTGSSIWHLVAMFPPAPESMIERGYEDFAERWNPILDVFDAQGVRFAHEVHPSEIAYDYWTTVRALEAVGRRPAFGLNFDPSHFVWQDLDPVGFLYDFRDRIYHVDCKEARRRLDGRNGRLGSHLPWGDPRRGWDFVSAGHGDVPWEDVFRMLRSIGYDGPVSVEWEDAGMDRLQGAPEALTRLKAFDFDPPSASFDAAFNS
- a CDS encoding sugar ABC transporter ATP-binding protein; this encodes MAPEPPLLSMSGITKSFPGVRALDGVDLDVQAGEVHCLLGQNGAGKSTLIKVLAGAHQPDTGTIRWRGEAVTLRSPIAAMRLGIATIYQELDLVEHLSVAENVHLGHEPTAAGFVVRGKAARTATAELLERLGHPEIDPARLVGELSAAQQQIVSMARALSHDVRLIVMDEPSAALDPDEVDNLFRIVADLTADGVAVVYISHRLEEIRRIGDRVTVLKDGRAVAGGLPAKSTPTREVVALMTGRNVEYVFPERPASAPGAEPVLTVEGLSRHGEFAPLDLQVRPGEIVGLAGLVGSGRSEILETVYGARRPDTGRVLVDGRPLKPGSVRAAVSAGIGLAPEERKAQALLMLESVTRNVSVSSLSRFSRGGWIDRGAELGAARAATRELSLRPDNPDVPVRTLSGGNQQKAVLARWLLRGCRVLLLDEPTRGVDVGARAELYAVVRRLADEGLAVLLVSSEVPEVLGLADRVLVLREGRVVHTAPARELDEHRVLDLVMEGSPAS
- a CDS encoding ABC transporter permease, with translation MTQPVSPPRDSTPKVPSAGETPAWRAVLFRADVRTWSLLGVLAVLILIGGVTKPDEFLDTRNLQLVLTQASVIGVVTVGMTFVIISGGIDLSVGAIVALASVWATTVATQEYGFGGILFTAVLVGVGCGLVNGVLIAYGGMVPFIATLAMLASARGLALQITDGRTQIVTVDGVLDLGERDAYVLGVPPLVLVFAAVTVIGWLVLNRTTFGRRTVAVGGNAEAARLAGIDVRRQRLYLYLLSGLCCGIAAFLLIVLSGSGQNTNGNLYELDAIAAAIIGGTLLTGGRGTIVGSVLGVLVFTTITNIFALNNLQSDVQQIAKGAIIVAAVLVQRRTASTT
- a CDS encoding Gfo/Idh/MocA family oxidoreductase; amino-acid sequence: MAQPQQPEGADTGKPPLRVGMVGYAFMGAAHSQGWRTAGRVFDLPLSPELAVICGRNADAVRAAADRHGWAATETDWRALVERDDVDLVDICTPGDSHAEIALAALAAGKHVLCEKPLANNVAEAEAMARAAEEAHGRGRLAMVGFNYRRVPATALARRMVAEGRIGRLRHVRVAYLQDWLVDPEFPLTWRLRREHAGSGSLGDLGAHIVDLAQYLAGERLAGVSALTETFVRERPLPTAPSSGLAAVSAAGTGQVTVDDAALFTGRFASGALASFEATRYATGRKNALRIELNGERGSLAFDLERLNELSYHDGTEPGAHAGFRRILVTEPEHPYLDAWWPPGHGLGYEHTFVHQARDLVHAVAEGRTPEPSFADGLQVQRVLAAVEESAGKNSVYTPIAA